In a single window of the Trypanosoma brucei brucei TREU927 chromosome 6, complete sequence genome:
- a CDS encoding chaperone protein DNAJ, putative: MRSSFFLLSKDPFAVLGLARTATKAEVKMRYRELARLHHPDSGTGDSEKMERINKAYNFLLKEGAYEQLRSKLVGQKPNAETRWPSPISTEQLQQSEEHVSATLSEEECAKLSALDPSTERVTPTGKYIYQNRDDGKWVELDRPLVRAQQPRYASFSAKSEMTEELRRRSLDLEKEDNAKTVFQRGVDRLSDSGDLPSRSPTFLRLYLVLALVSIYFMYQRAFAWGKHHRNRTWFYESLVEKREELMETYMRHRKVVETSVVAAAIVLIAASEGKVESDPVVPVKPGRHFRTVQPPKDHFSIVAGG; encoded by the coding sequence ATGCGctcgtcgttttttttgctttcaaaaGACCCTTTTGCGGTTTTGGGTCTTGCCCGCACAGCTACGAAGGCGGAGGTGAAGATGCGTTATCGAGAGTTGGCTCGACTTCACCATCCAGACTCAGGAACTGGTGACAGTGAAAAAATGGAGCGAATAAATAAGGCTTATAATTTCTTACTAAAAGAGGGAGCGTATGAGCAGCTGCGCTCGAAGTTAGTTGGCCAAAAACCTAATGCTGAGACGCGTTGGCCGAGTCCCATCTCCACTGAACAGTTACAACAATCGGAAGAACATGTGAGTGCCACCTTGTCAGAAGAAGAATGTGCCAAGTTAAGCGCTCTTGATCCCTCTACTGAGCGTGTGACACCTACTGGGAAGTATATTTACCAAAACCGTGATGATGGCAAGTGGGTAGAGCTCGACAGGCCATTAGTGCGCGCACAACAGCCGCGCTACGCTTCTTTCTCTGCGAAATCAGAGATGACGGAGGAGTTACGAAGGCGGTCGTTGGACCTCGAGAAAGAAGACAACGCAAAGACAGTGTTTCAACGTGGAGTCGACCGTTTGAGTGATAGCGGTGACCTACCGTCTCGAAGTCCGACGTTTTTGCGCTTGTATTTGGTTTTAGCACTAGTAAGTATCTACTTCATGTACCAGCGTGCATTTGCGTGGGGGAAGCACCATCGCAATCGTACATGGTTCTATGAATCTCTGGTGGAAAAGCGGGAGGAATTGATGGAAACGTACATGCGTCATCGAAAAGTGGTGGAAACTTCTGTTGTCGCTGCGGCGATTGTTTTGATTGCCGCCAGCGAGGGAAAGGTTGAGTCGGACCCTGTTGTACCAGTCAAACCGGGGAGACACTTTAGGACTGTGCAGCCGCCGAAAGATCATTTCAGCATTGTGGCTGGTGGTTAG
- a CDS encoding heat shock 70 kDa protein, mitochondrial precursor, putative, whose amino-acid sequence MLARRVCAPMCLASAPFARWQSSKVTGDVIGIDLGTTYSCVAVMEGDRPRVLENTEGFRTTPSVVAFKGQEKLVGLAAKRQAITNPQSTFFAVKRLIGRRFDDEHIQHDIKNVPYKIIRSNNGDAWVQDGNGKQYSPSQVGAFVLEKMKETAENFLGRKVSNAVVTCPAYFNDAQRQATKDAGTIAGLNVIRVVNEPTAAALAYGLDKTKDSLIAVYDLGGGTFDISVLEIAGGVFEVKATNGDTHLGGEDFDLCLSDHILEEFRKTSGIDLSKERMALQRIREAAEKAKCELSTTMETEVNLPFITANQDGAQHVQMMVSRSKFESLADKLVQRSLGPCKQCIKDAAVDLKEISEVVLVGGMTRMPKVVEAVKQFFGREPFRGVNPDEAVALGAATLGGVLRGDVKGLVLLDVTPLSLGIETLGGVFTRMIPKNTTIPTKKSQTFSTAADNQTQVGIKVFQGEREMASDNQMMGQFDLVGIPPAPRGVPQIEVTFDIDANGICHVTAKDKATGKTQNITITAHGGLTKEQIENMIRDSEMHAEADRVKRELVEVRNNAETQANTAERQLTEWKYVTDAEKENVRTLLAELRKVMENPNVTKDELSASTDKLQKAVMECGRTEYQQAAAANSGSSGSSSTEGQGEQQQQQASGEKKE is encoded by the coding sequence ATGTTGGCCCGCCGTGTATGCGCACCCATGTGCCTGGCGTCTGCCCCGTTTGCGCGGTGGCAGTCATCGAAGGTAACTGGTGACGTGATTGGTATTGATTTGGGTACGACATACAGTTGTGTTGCAGTAATGGAAGGTGACCGGCCACGCGTACTTGAGAATACAGAGGGTTTCAGGACGACACCGTCTGTGGTTGCGTTCAAAGGACAGGAAAAACTTGTTGGCCTTGCAGCGAAACGTCAGGCGATTACGAACCCACAGTCGACATTCTTCGCGGTGAAACGGCTGATTGGTCGTCGCTTCGATGATGAGCACATCCAACACGACATCAAGAATGTGCCCTACAAGATTATTCGGAGCAATAATGGTGATGCGTGGGTGCAAGATGGGAATGGGAAGCAATACTCACCTTCACAAGTTGGTGCATTCGTACTTGAGAAGATGAAGGAAACGGCAGAAAACTTCCTGGGACGCAAAGTATCTAACGCTGTGGTGACGTGCCCCGCGTACTTCAATGACGCGCAACGTCAGGCAACGAAGGATGCCGGTACGATTGCTGGACTGAATGTGATCCGTGTTGTGAATGAACCGACTGCTGCTGCACTGGCATATGGCTTGGACAAAACGAAGGACAGCTTAATTGCCGTGTATGATCTTGGTGGTGGAACATTTGATATCTCCGTACTTGAAATTGCCGGAGGTGTTTTTGAGGTAAAGGCAACGAATGGCGACACTCACCTTGGTGGAGAAGACTTTGATCTCTGCCTCTCTGATCACATTCTGGAGGAATTCCGCAAGACATCTGGAATTGACTTGAGCAAGGAGCGGATGGCACTGCAGCGTATTCGTGAGGCTGCAGAAAAGGCGAAGTGTGAACTTTCGACGACGATGGAGACGGAGGTAAACCTTCCGTTTATCACAGCTAACCAGGACGGAGCGCAGCACGTGCAGATGATGGTGAGCCGCAGCAAGTTTGAGTCCCTTGCTGATAAGCTCGTACAACGTTCACTTGGACCGTGCAAGCAATGCATCAAGGACGCTGCTGTTGACCTGAAGGAAATCTCTGAGGTTGTGCTTGTTGGTGGTATGACGCGTATGCCAAAGGTTGTGGAGGCTGTGAAGCAGTTCTTCGGTCGCGAACCGTTCCGTGGTGTGAACCCTGACGAGGCCGTTGCACTGGGTGCTGCAACACTTGGTGGTGTTCTCCGTGGTGATGTGAAGGGTCTTGTATTGCTTGACGTTACACCACTATCACTTGGAATCGAAACACTTGGTGGTGTCTTCACACGTATGATTCCCAAGAACACAACAATCCCGACGAAGAAGAGTCAAACCTTCTCAACTGCTGCGGACAACCAAACACAGGTCGGAATCAAAGTGTTCCAAGGGGAACGAGAAATGGCATCTGACAACCAAATGATGGGTCAGTTTGACCTCGTTGGAATTCCTCCTGCACCACGCGGTGTACCACAAATTGAGGTGACATTTGACATTGATGCTAATGGTATTTGCCACGTAACTGCGAAGGACAAGGCAACTGGGAAAACACAGAACATCACCATTACTGCTCATGGTGGGTTGACGAAGGAGCAGATCGAGAACATGATCCGCGACTCTGAGATGCACGCTGAAGCTGACCGTGTGAAGCGGGAGCTTGTGGAAGTGCGTAACAATGCTGAGACTCAGGCTAACACTGCTGAGCGACAACTGACGGAATGGAAGTACGTGACGGACGCTGAGAAGGAGAATGTGCGTACCCTTTTGGCTGAACTTCGCAAGGTGATGGAGAATCCAAATGTGACGAAGGATGAACTGTCGGCTTCTACTGACAAACTGCAAAAGGCAGTGATGGAATGTGGTCGCACGGAGTACCAAcaggcggcagcagcgaaCAGCGGTAGCTCTGGTAGCAGCAGCACAGAAGGTCAGGgtgagcaacaacagcagcaggcatctggtgaaaagaaggagtaa
- a CDS encoding heat shock 70 kDa protein, mitochondrial precursor, putative has translation MLARRVCAPMCLASAPFARWQSSKVTGDVIGIDLGTTYSCVAVMEGDRPRVLENTEGFRTTPSVVAFKGQEKLVGLAAKRQAITNPQSTFFAVKRLIGRRFDDEHIQHDIKNVPYKIIRSNNGDAWVQDGNGKQYSPSQVGAFVLEKMKETAENFLGRKVSNAVVTCPAYFNDAQRQATKDAGTIAGLNVIRVVNEPTAAALAYGLDKTKDSLIAVYDLGGGTFDISVLEIAGGVFEVKATNGDTHLGGEDFDLCLSDHILEEFRKTSGIDLSKERMALQRIREAAEKAKCELSTTMETEVNLPFITANQDGAQHVQMMVSRSKFESLADKLVQRSLGPCKQCIKDAAVDLKEISEVVLVGGMTRMPKVVEAVKQFFGREPFRGVNPDEAVALGAATLGGVLRGDVKGLVLLDVTPLSLGIETLGGVFTRMIPKNTTIPTKKSQTFSTAADNQTQVGIKVFQGEREMASDNQMMGQFDLVGIPPAPRGVPQIEVTFDIDANGICHVTAKDKATGKTQNITITAHGGLTKEQIENMIRDSEMHAEADRVKRELVEVRNNAETQANTAERQLTEWKYVTDAEKENVRTLLAELRKVMENPNVTKDELSASTDKLQKAVMECGRTEYQQAAAANSGSSGSSSTEGQGEQQQQQASGEKKE, from the coding sequence ATGTTGGCCCGTCGTGTATGCGCACCCATGTGCCTGGCGTCTGCCCCGTTTGCGCGGTGGCAGTCATCGAAGGTAACTGGTGACGTGATTGGTATTGATTTGGGTACGACATACAGTTGTGTTGCAGTAATGGAAGGTGACCGGCCACGCGTACTTGAGAATACAGAGGGTTTCAGGACGACACCGTCTGTGGTTGCGTTCAAAGGACAGGAAAAACTTGTTGGCCTTGCAGCGAAACGTCAGGCGATTACGAACCCACAGTCGACATTCTTCGCGGTGAAACGGCTGATTGGTCGTCGCTTCGATGATGAGCACATCCAACACGACATCAAGAATGTGCCCTACAAGATTATTCGGAGCAATAATGGTGATGCGTGGGTGCAAGATGGGAATGGGAAGCAATACTCACCTTCACAAGTTGGTGCATTCGTACTTGAGAAGATGAAGGAAACGGCAGAAAACTTCCTGGGACGCAAAGTATCTAACGCTGTGGTGACGTGCCCCGCGTACTTCAATGACGCGCAACGTCAGGCAACGAAGGATGCCGGTACGATTGCTGGACTGAATGTGATCCGTGTTGTGAATGAACCGACTGCTGCTGCACTGGCATATGGCTTGGACAAAACGAAGGACAGCTTAATTGCCGTGTATGATCTTGGTGGTGGAACATTTGATATCTCCGTACTTGAAATTGCCGGAGGTGTTTTTGAGGTAAAGGCAACGAATGGCGACACTCACCTTGGTGGAGAAGACTTTGATCTCTGCCTCTCTGATCACATTCTGGAGGAATTCCGCAAGACATCTGGAATTGACTTGAGCAAGGAGCGGATGGCACTGCAGCGTATTCGTGAGGCTGCAGAAAAGGCGAAGTGTGAACTTTCGACGACGATGGAGACGGAGGTAAACCTTCCGTTTATCACAGCTAACCAGGACGGAGCGCAGCACGTGCAGATGATGGTGAGCCGCAGCAAGTTTGAGTCCCTTGCTGATAAGCTCGTACAACGTTCACTTGGACCGTGCAAGCAATGCATCAAGGACGCTGCTGTTGACCTGAAGGAAATCTCTGAGGTTGTGCTTGTTGGTGGTATGACGCGTATGCCAAAGGTTGTGGAGGCTGTGAAGCAGTTCTTCGGTCGCGAACCGTTCCGTGGTGTGAACCCTGACGAGGCCGTTGCACTGGGTGCTGCAACACTTGGTGGTGTTCTCCGTGGTGATGTGAAGGGTCTTGTATTGCTTGACGTTACACCACTATCACTTGGAATCGAAACACTTGGTGGTGTCTTCACACGTATGATTCCCAAGAACACAACAATCCCGACGAAGAAGAGTCAAACCTTCTCAACTGCTGCGGACAACCAAACACAGGTCGGAATCAAAGTGTTCCAAGGGGAACGAGAAATGGCATCTGACAACCAAATGATGGGTCAGTTTGACCTCGTTGGAATTCCTCCTGCACCACGCGGTGTACCACAAATTGAGGTGACATTTGACATTGATGCTAATGGTATTTGTCACGTAACTGCGAAGGACAAGGCAACTGGGAAAACACAGAACATCACCATTACTGCTCATGGTGGGTTGACGAAGGAGCAGATCGAGAACATGATCCGCGACTCTGAGATGCACGCTGAAGCTGACCGTGTGAAGCGGGAGCTTGTGGAAGTGCGTAACAATGCTGAGACTCAGGCTAACACTGCTGAGCGACAACTGACGGAATGGAAGTACGTGACGGACGCTGAGAAGGAGAATGTGCGTACCCTTTTGGCTGAACTTCGCAAGGTGATGGAGAATCCAAACGTGACGAAGGATGAACTGTCGGCTTCTACTGACAAACTGCAAAAGGCAGTGATGGAATGTGGTCGCACGGAGTACCAAcaggcggcagcagcgaaCAGCGGTAGCTCTGGTAGCAGCAGCACAGAAGGTCAGGgtgagcaacaacagcagcaggcatctggtgaaaagaaggagtaa